The following coding sequences lie in one Spirosoma sp. KUDC1026 genomic window:
- a CDS encoding thioredoxin family protein: MKSLFLAVTLLVASFGVSQAQESAKVPAPHIYNPQADAQQDIKNAVSKANKEGKHVLLQLGGNWCVWCIRFNNLTTTDTTLNRLLKQNYEVVHVNYSPENKNEATLAQLGYPQRFGFPVFVVLDGKGNRIHTQNSAYLEEGKGHSPKLVAEFLQQWSPTATDPKSYVSKK; the protein is encoded by the coding sequence ATGAAATCACTATTCTTAGCCGTTACATTGCTGGTGGCCTCATTCGGCGTTAGTCAGGCCCAGGAATCCGCCAAAGTGCCCGCGCCCCACATTTATAACCCGCAGGCTGATGCCCAGCAGGACATCAAAAATGCCGTCAGCAAAGCCAATAAGGAGGGTAAGCACGTCCTGCTTCAACTGGGCGGTAACTGGTGTGTCTGGTGCATCCGGTTCAACAACCTGACCACGACGGATACGACTTTGAATCGGTTGCTGAAGCAGAACTACGAAGTAGTGCACGTGAACTATAGCCCCGAGAACAAAAATGAAGCTACGCTGGCACAGCTCGGCTACCCCCAGCGGTTTGGCTTTCCGGTGTTTGTGGTGCTCGACGGAAAAGGAAACCGGATTCATACCCAGAACTCAGCCTACCTGGAAGAAGGAAAAGGCCATAGCCCCAAGCTGGTTGCTGAGTTTCTGCAGCAATGGTCGCCAACCGCAACGGACCCAAAATCGTACGTATCGAAGAAATAG
- a CDS encoding VRR-NUC domain-containing protein, which yields MIGQQKVILTPRYYLDNFQYVLAFVRRLYGNLLNEAEWDFINRFEQLSPDAQCLYVRFSNRTGLFFRVGKLQYNEITSLPAAVDELITAGFIELLARNHEHFGELALGVFTKAELLELLPLAPEEIKPLAKEKKEGVVQYALRELDFGETITSLTTRETVVKMNFEAEVMMIKYLFFGNRGGSMTDFVVRDLGMVNFERHDESKMTARFRTRKEVEDKLLISLTNEEFYHLKESEIPAEDVYNWFLNWNETLPDLAPIAQPGYQKLVCKVGAYLERQKLPEQALTVYELSDQVPARERRVRLLFKNGSVDEALALCDEIAMSPLNAEERYFAKDFRDKILGIGEKKRTRKATTRFLSDADSVDIPAAYRHHVEAGVMNYYLERGYDAAFTENYPWRGLFGLVFWDIIYDTTVSAIHHPLQRAPSDFYLPDFYLKREELFKKRLAELQTKDDWRRHTGRMFNAKHGITNVLVDWSDELLALVQRMIELLDAEQLGLILLEMARNVREHSRGFPDLLVWNEQGDYDFVEVKSPTDHLGPQQLHWLEFFQTIGVRGKVVRVIWEA from the coding sequence ATGATTGGACAACAAAAAGTCATCCTGACACCCCGGTATTACCTCGACAATTTTCAGTACGTACTTGCCTTCGTCAGACGGTTGTACGGCAACTTACTGAATGAGGCCGAGTGGGATTTTATTAACCGATTCGAGCAGCTCAGCCCGGACGCCCAGTGCCTGTACGTACGCTTCAGCAACCGCACCGGACTCTTTTTTCGGGTTGGTAAGCTACAGTATAACGAGATAACAAGCCTACCGGCCGCGGTGGATGAGCTGATTACGGCCGGTTTTATCGAGTTACTGGCCCGAAATCATGAGCATTTCGGTGAATTGGCCCTTGGCGTTTTCACTAAAGCGGAGCTCCTCGAATTGTTACCACTAGCGCCCGAAGAGATCAAACCACTCGCCAAAGAGAAGAAAGAAGGCGTAGTGCAGTACGCGCTGCGCGAACTTGATTTTGGCGAAACCATCACGAGCCTGACCACGCGCGAGACCGTCGTGAAGATGAACTTTGAAGCGGAAGTCATGATGATCAAGTACCTGTTCTTCGGCAACCGGGGCGGCAGCATGACCGATTTTGTGGTGCGCGACCTGGGCATGGTCAATTTCGAACGGCACGACGAAAGTAAGATGACGGCCCGCTTCCGCACCCGTAAAGAGGTGGAAGACAAACTGCTGATCTCGCTCACGAACGAGGAATTTTACCACCTCAAAGAAAGTGAGATCCCGGCCGAAGATGTGTATAACTGGTTTCTGAACTGGAACGAAACCCTGCCCGACCTCGCCCCTATTGCCCAGCCGGGGTACCAGAAACTGGTTTGCAAAGTAGGAGCCTATCTGGAGCGGCAAAAACTGCCTGAGCAGGCGCTGACGGTTTATGAACTCTCGGATCAGGTACCGGCGCGGGAACGGCGGGTGCGGCTGCTGTTTAAAAACGGCTCGGTCGATGAAGCGCTGGCCCTGTGTGATGAAATTGCGATGAGTCCCCTCAACGCCGAGGAGCGGTACTTTGCGAAAGATTTCCGCGACAAGATTCTGGGAATTGGCGAAAAAAAACGTACTCGCAAAGCCACGACCCGCTTTCTCTCCGACGCCGACAGCGTCGACATTCCGGCGGCCTACCGGCACCATGTTGAAGCGGGTGTCATGAATTACTATCTGGAGCGCGGCTACGACGCAGCTTTTACCGAGAATTATCCGTGGCGCGGCCTGTTTGGCCTGGTTTTCTGGGACATCATTTACGACACAACCGTATCAGCGATTCATCATCCGCTGCAACGGGCTCCGTCGGACTTTTACCTGCCCGATTTTTACCTCAAGCGCGAAGAACTGTTTAAAAAGCGGCTGGCCGAACTCCAGACGAAAGACGACTGGCGACGCCATACCGGACGCATGTTCAACGCGAAACACGGTATTACGAATGTGCTGGTCGACTGGTCAGATGAACTGCTGGCGCTGGTGCAGCGCATGATCGAACTGCTCGACGCGGAGCAACTCGGCCTGATCTTACTGGAAATGGCACGTAACGTTCGCGAACACAGCCGGGGTTTCCCTGATCTGCTGGTCTGGAACGAACAGGGCGATTATGATTTTGTCGAGGTCAAATCCCCTACGGATCACCTCGGCCCGCAGCAACTGCACTGGCTGGAGTTTTTCCAGACCATCGGCGTGCGCGGTAAAGTTGTGCGGGTTATCTGGGAGGCCTGA
- a CDS encoding DUF2157 domain-containing protein, whose product MSPTDALEALRKKGILTDLQADQLTDYEQKKPFSLHWELRALLYVGILLLSAGLGFLIYDNIDQLGRGALLAAMGAGCLASFAFAWRFRPDWTLEHAKSRSSFGDYALLLACLLFLTLEGYAQYAYTLFGTRYGLVTLLPAVLFLPLAYRFDHRGVLGMALTSLIAWVGVTVRPLELYIKTNFFDQRTVFSAILLALLLIGIALTLEQRRIKAHFTYTYLTIAGNLLMVALLGGLFNFEKLRLVFVLGLFAACFLLDRYGRRRSKDHGGSFLFLLMSAVYGYIGLTYLFFHYLHPVKWGDGLYYWYFILTGIALIAYLMSQFPKAKPTHESV is encoded by the coding sequence ATGTCCCCAACGGATGCGCTGGAAGCATTAAGAAAGAAAGGTATTTTGACCGACCTGCAAGCAGACCAACTGACTGACTATGAACAGAAAAAACCATTCTCGTTGCACTGGGAACTGCGCGCATTGCTGTACGTTGGTATTCTGTTACTGAGTGCCGGGCTTGGTTTCCTGATTTATGATAACATCGACCAGCTGGGTCGAGGGGCACTGCTGGCAGCCATGGGAGCGGGGTGCCTGGCGAGCTTTGCCTTTGCCTGGCGCTTCCGGCCGGACTGGACGCTGGAACATGCTAAAAGTCGTTCGTCCTTCGGCGATTATGCCCTGCTGCTGGCCTGCCTGCTGTTTTTGACGCTGGAAGGCTACGCGCAGTACGCCTACACGCTGTTTGGCACCCGCTATGGGCTCGTTACGTTATTACCTGCCGTGCTGTTTCTGCCGCTGGCCTACCGCTTCGATCACCGGGGCGTACTGGGTATGGCGCTGACGTCCCTGATTGCCTGGGTCGGCGTAACGGTTCGGCCGTTGGAGCTGTACATCAAAACCAACTTCTTCGACCAGCGAACCGTTTTCTCCGCCATTCTGCTGGCCTTGCTGTTAATCGGCATTGCCCTGACCCTCGAACAGCGCCGGATCAAGGCCCATTTCACCTATACATATCTGACTATTGCCGGGAATCTGCTTATGGTGGCGCTGCTGGGCGGGCTGTTTAACTTTGAAAAGCTACGGCTGGTGTTTGTACTGGGATTGTTTGCGGCCTGTTTCCTGCTGGACCGCTACGGTCGGCGACGCAGTAAAGACCACGGGGGTTCGTTTCTGTTTCTGCTGATGAGTGCTGTGTACGGCTACATCGGTCTGACGTATTTATTCTTCCACTATCTGCATCCCGTCAAGTGGGGAGACGGCCTATATTACTGGTATTTTATCCTGACCGGAATTGCGCTCATTGCTTACCTGATGAGCCAGTTCCCCAAAGCTAAGCCAACCCATGAAAGCGTATAA